The proteins below come from a single Desulfovibrio sp. genomic window:
- a CDS encoding outer membrane homotrimeric porin: MSLKRKTILSAAALALTLGLAFGQSAEAVDFKARGIWSMGFGVGDSSLTKDVTTSGAKQKANNSDQFVSRQRVLLFLDAVASENLMGSVQFKLGPQDWGRSGQGSSLGADGTLVRVTQANMQWSVPQTDLKFKMGLQYLALPNAAGGSAVFDTQAAAVVGNYAFNKNVGLTALWMRPFNDNYQGGTYNNVISNDKASYLDNMDLFALSMPLTFDGISITPWVMPGMMGRNTGKFGAFTNYGLGDGSPATTLYPYLNKIGGFHGLNVTGVTNASKDYGTVFWAGLPVKVTALEPWNIEFDTNYGFVEQMGSFNVMRRNNANDVVHGSTQRQGWLAKALVEYKLDWGVPGVFGWYASGDDGNVKNGSERLPSVCAYGNFTSFMGDGNLGWSPNVNFMDKSLSYAGTWGFGAQIRDVSFLDKLTHTFRVAYWGGTNSPAMVKYMDHANAWDSTSNMFDGPYMTTNDGLLEFNVISSYKIYDNLEMNVELGYVANYMDSSTWNKSYQNFGSYSKQDAWKGQVVFQYKF, translated from the coding sequence ATGTCTTTGAAACGGAAAACCATTCTTTCCGCAGCAGCTCTTGCGCTTACATTGGGGTTGGCGTTTGGGCAGTCTGCCGAAGCGGTGGATTTCAAGGCACGGGGCATCTGGTCGATGGGCTTTGGCGTGGGCGATTCCAGCCTGACCAAGGACGTGACGACCAGTGGGGCAAAACAGAAGGCCAACAACTCCGACCAGTTTGTTTCGCGTCAGCGCGTTCTGCTCTTTCTTGATGCCGTTGCCTCAGAAAACCTGATGGGCAGCGTGCAGTTCAAGCTTGGCCCGCAGGACTGGGGCAGATCCGGTCAGGGTTCATCCCTTGGTGCGGACGGCACCCTGGTGCGCGTGACCCAGGCCAACATGCAGTGGTCGGTTCCGCAGACTGATCTCAAGTTCAAGATGGGCTTGCAGTATCTGGCCCTGCCCAACGCCGCTGGCGGCTCTGCGGTGTTTGACACCCAGGCTGCCGCTGTGGTTGGCAACTATGCCTTTAACAAAAACGTGGGCCTCACCGCCCTGTGGATGCGCCCCTTCAACGACAACTATCAGGGCGGCACCTACAACAACGTGATCAGCAACGACAAGGCCAGTTATCTTGATAACATGGACCTGTTTGCCCTGAGCATGCCCCTGACCTTTGACGGCATCAGCATCACCCCCTGGGTCATGCCCGGCATGATGGGCCGCAACACTGGCAAGTTTGGCGCTTTCACCAACTACGGTCTGGGCGACGGCTCCCCCGCCACCACCCTGTACCCCTACCTGAACAAGATCGGCGGGTTCCACGGCCTTAACGTGACCGGCGTGACCAATGCCTCCAAGGATTATGGCACCGTGTTCTGGGCTGGCCTGCCTGTCAAGGTTACTGCCCTGGAACCCTGGAACATTGAATTCGACACCAACTACGGCTTTGTCGAACAGATGGGCAGCTTCAACGTGATGCGCCGCAACAACGCCAATGATGTGGTCCACGGCAGCACCCAGCGTCAGGGCTGGCTGGCCAAGGCCCTCGTGGAATACAAGCTCGACTGGGGCGTGCCCGGCGTGTTTGGCTGGTACGCTTCCGGCGATGACGGCAACGTCAAGAACGGTTCCGAACGCCTGCCTTCCGTGTGTGCTTACGGCAACTTCACGTCCTTCATGGGCGATGGCAACCTCGGCTGGAGCCCCAACGTCAACTTCATGGACAAGTCCCTGTCCTACGCGGGCACCTGGGGCTTTGGCGCGCAGATCCGCGACGTCAGCTTCCTCGACAAACTCACCCACACCTTCCGCGTGGCATACTGGGGCGGCACAAACAGCCCCGCCATGGTCAAGTACATGGACCATGCCAATGCGTGGGATTCCACGTCCAATATGTTTGACGGCCCGTACATGACCACCAATGATGGTCTGCTGGAATTCAACGTGATTTCTTCCTACAAGATTTACGACAATCTTGAGATGAACGTTGAACTGGGCTACGTGGCCAACTATATGGACAGCAGCACCTGGAACAAGAGCTACCAGAACTTCGGCTCCTACTCCAAGCAGGATGCCTGGAAGGGTCAGGTGGTCTTCCAGTACAAGTTCTAA
- a CDS encoding alkaline phosphatase family protein, with translation MAAKAKRAALIGYDCLIPKRLEVMLAQGGLDNFRKFMQEGSYIPEGFNLPTVTPPSWATICTGAWPRTHGVEDYYYYHEGRSLDYKETSQAFGSSILTAETIWDAWDKAGKKCLVVNYPMSWPSKMQHGVMIMGEGLSPAETRWPLHGNEHKEYLCSESVISTDFYPMGSQGTFDDAEGWANLPEGEEPLEMNVRMHFKEAIEPLEDQTWHCLVWQSGDEGYDRMALCPEKDYAKAFFTIQLGQWSEPAQHDFTVKSDGRTEKGVFRAKLMQLSDDAEEFKLYISGIAGRCGFIAPAEAAAQIDFSKHITANDIGLVAYLHGIIDTDTVCELVDFHSAWLWNTIESLIKANADWDLFYMHSHPIDWFYHGWLSELDSTDDAVRTKAEKMERYIYEVEDRLLGRLMDIMGDETVMCVCSDHGATPLGPILNTAHALKEAGLCSYEPKKSENYWDIYEETEGFNYVLDVSKSLAVPQRYMFVYVNLKGRYPGGIVEQEDYENVRDRIINALLDYKHPDTGDRPVLLAVRKEDAHVFGMGGAQAGDVVYVLKPEYMAEHGYGLPTGESGCGSLKNLLMFRGPNIRKGYRYTRPRWLADIVPTFCYITGNPVPADAEGAPIYQIMENPNLVD, from the coding sequence ATGGCTGCAAAAGCAAAGCGCGCCGCCCTTATAGGTTACGACTGCCTTATTCCTAAAAGGCTTGAAGTAATGCTCGCTCAGGGGGGGCTCGATAACTTCAGAAAGTTCATGCAGGAGGGCAGCTACATTCCCGAAGGCTTCAATCTGCCTACGGTCACTCCGCCGTCCTGGGCCACTATCTGCACGGGCGCATGGCCCCGCACCCACGGCGTGGAAGACTACTATTACTATCATGAAGGCCGCAGCCTTGATTACAAGGAAACCTCGCAGGCTTTCGGCTCCAGCATCCTCACCGCAGAGACCATCTGGGACGCGTGGGACAAGGCTGGCAAGAAGTGCCTCGTGGTCAACTACCCCATGTCGTGGCCGTCCAAGATGCAGCACGGCGTGATGATCATGGGCGAGGGCCTCAGCCCCGCCGAAACGCGCTGGCCCCTGCACGGCAACGAGCACAAGGAATATTTGTGCTCTGAAAGCGTTATCTCCACAGATTTTTATCCCATGGGCTCGCAGGGCACCTTTGACGATGCCGAAGGCTGGGCCAACCTGCCGGAAGGCGAAGAACCCCTTGAAATGAACGTGCGCATGCACTTCAAGGAAGCCATCGAGCCTCTGGAAGATCAGACCTGGCATTGCCTTGTGTGGCAGAGCGGCGATGAAGGCTATGACCGCATGGCCCTTTGCCCTGAAAAGGACTACGCCAAGGCCTTCTTTACCATCCAGCTTGGGCAGTGGAGCGAACCCGCCCAGCACGACTTTACCGTGAAGAGCGATGGTCGCACCGAAAAAGGCGTGTTCCGCGCCAAGCTCATGCAGCTTTCTGATGATGCTGAAGAATTCAAACTGTATATTTCCGGCATTGCTGGCCGCTGCGGCTTTATCGCCCCGGCAGAAGCCGCCGCGCAGATTGATTTCAGCAAGCACATCACAGCCAACGATATTGGTCTGGTCGCCTATCTGCATGGTATTATTGATACCGATACCGTGTGCGAACTGGTGGACTTTCACAGCGCATGGCTCTGGAACACCATTGAATCCCTCATCAAGGCCAACGCGGACTGGGATCTCTTCTACATGCATTCCCATCCCATTGACTGGTTCTACCATGGCTGGCTCAGCGAGCTGGACAGCACGGACGATGCTGTTCGCACCAAAGCCGAAAAGATGGAACGCTACATCTACGAAGTGGAAGACCGTCTGCTTGGCCGCCTCATGGACATCATGGGCGACGAAACCGTCATGTGCGTGTGCTCCGACCACGGCGCAACGCCCCTTGGCCCCATCCTCAACACGGCCCACGCCCTCAAGGAAGCGGGCCTGTGCTCTTACGAACCCAAGAAGTCCGAGAACTACTGGGATATCTACGAGGAAACCGAAGGCTTCAACTACGTGCTTGATGTGAGCAAGTCGCTTGCCGTGCCGCAGCGCTACATGTTCGTGTACGTGAACCTGAAGGGCCGTTATCCCGGCGGTATTGTTGAGCAGGAAGACTACGAAAACGTGCGTGACCGCATCATCAACGCCCTGCTGGACTACAAGCACCCCGACACGGGCGACCGCCCCGTGCTGCTGGCCGTGCGCAAGGAAGACGCGCACGTGTTTGGCATGGGCGGTGCTCAGGCTGGCGATGTGGTGTACGTGCTCAAACCCGAATACATGGCCGAACACGGTTACGGCCTGCCCACCGGCGAATCCGGCTGCGGCAGCCTCAAGAACCTGCTCATGTTCCGCGGCCCCAACATCCGCAAGGGCTACCGTTATACCCGCCCGCGCTGGCTGGCCGACATTGTGCCCACCTTCTGCTACATCACGGGCAATCCTGTGCCCGCCGATGCCGAAGGCGCGCCCATCTACCAGATCATGGAAAACCCCAATCTGGTTGATTAA
- a CDS encoding MerR family transcriptional regulator, which translates to MNSQRYTISEMSETSNISKKALRFYDKLGLITPRLRGANNYRYYTHEDVLSVPPLKYYKQMGFRLEEIRAAFDADSNASLRALREMFTTKMQDLRQEEDVLRLRSASIHDWLELLHEAEMVLDNDLRQVSVKYVSPQNLLFHDEVFSLDIKSTIINMGFTNYVESLDNNIAGPVIVHFSSVEDRLKKVEQPIQVLQRPMRPCKPELMLTLGGVLMASCYHIGPYETISDSYRKLQRWCASNSYVHAPDAFERYVTDYWTTNNEALFVTEVLVRVRRPNDTFI; encoded by the coding sequence ATGAATTCTCAGCGCTACACCATAAGCGAAATGAGCGAGACTTCGAATATTTCAAAAAAGGCCCTGCGTTTTTACGACAAGCTGGGCCTCATCACGCCTCGCTTGCGCGGGGCCAACAACTACCGATATTACACGCATGAAGATGTGCTCTCCGTGCCGCCTCTCAAATATTACAAGCAGATGGGATTCCGGCTTGAAGAAATCCGCGCGGCTTTTGATGCGGACAGCAACGCCTCGCTGAGGGCCCTGCGCGAGATGTTTACTACCAAGATGCAAGACCTGCGGCAGGAGGAAGACGTGCTGCGTTTGCGCTCGGCCTCCATCCATGACTGGCTTGAGCTGCTGCACGAGGCGGAAATGGTGCTGGATAACGACCTGCGGCAGGTCTCGGTCAAATATGTTTCTCCGCAGAATCTGCTGTTCCATGACGAGGTGTTCTCTCTGGACATCAAGTCCACCATCATCAATATGGGATTCACCAATTATGTTGAATCACTGGATAACAACATTGCAGGGCCGGTTATTGTTCATTTTTCTTCGGTAGAAGACAGGCTGAAAAAGGTGGAGCAGCCCATACAGGTTTTGCAGCGCCCCATGCGCCCCTGCAAGCCGGAGCTGATGCTGACCCTCGGCGGTGTGCTCATGGCGAGCTGCTATCACATTGGCCCTTACGAAACCATCAGCGACTCCTACCGCAAGCTGCAACGCTGGTGTGCGTCCAACAGCTATGTACATGCTCCTGATGCCTTTGAACGGTATGTCACCGATTACTGGACAACCAACAATGAAGCACTTTTTGTGACCGAGGTTCTAGTGCGGGTGCGTCGCCCCAACGACACGTTCATTTAG
- a CDS encoding aldehyde dehydrogenase family protein yields the protein MIGDKDLISIQQARILAENAADAQTRLSAMPQESLDTVVEAMAEAAAAEAQSLAVMSHEETGCGVWQDKMAKNLFACRRVIQSVRGMRCVGKLPQSADAAQNVFEVGVPVGVIAALSPCTNPVSTTICNVLAAVKAGNSIVVCPHQHAVECTSRVVAAMSAAGQAQGLPEGSVTCLTMVADSGIEELMRHRLVALVLVTGRDSMLEAARHSGKPFIYGGMGNGPAFIEATADICKAVDDILASKSFDNGLAPSAEQCVIVDGKIEPQARRAFEAGGACFINEAQAQALSETMFHPNGRRNRAMLGQSATVLAEKAGIAVPQGTRVLLVERRYVDPADPFIRELLAPVLAYYVEPDWRHACEKCLELLLREGHAQTMTIHSQDEEIIQQFALKKPVARMLVNTPAAFGGMGLTTDLFPSMTQGSGLAGHGFSSDNISPMNLIYRRKVGYGVRGFSFREQQSDQADPVSDALRRVLRKALNELNR from the coding sequence ATGATCGGCGACAAGGATCTTATTTCCATCCAGCAGGCTCGCATCCTTGCTGAAAACGCGGCTGACGCTCAGACGCGGCTTTCCGCCATGCCTCAGGAATCGCTGGACACGGTGGTGGAAGCCATGGCTGAAGCCGCCGCCGCTGAGGCCCAGTCGCTTGCCGTCATGAGCCACGAAGAAACCGGATGCGGCGTATGGCAGGACAAAATGGCCAAAAACCTTTTTGCCTGCCGCCGCGTCATACAGAGCGTGCGGGGCATGCGCTGCGTGGGCAAGCTGCCCCAGAGCGCCGATGCCGCGCAAAACGTGTTTGAAGTGGGTGTGCCCGTGGGCGTTATAGCCGCCCTCAGCCCCTGCACCAACCCGGTTTCCACCACCATCTGCAACGTGCTTGCGGCGGTCAAGGCGGGCAATTCCATTGTGGTTTGCCCCCACCAGCACGCCGTGGAATGCACCAGCCGCGTGGTGGCGGCCATGTCTGCCGCCGGTCAGGCCCAGGGCCTGCCCGAAGGTTCTGTGACCTGCCTGACCATGGTCGCCGACAGCGGCATTGAAGAACTCATGCGCCACCGTCTTGTGGCGCTGGTTCTGGTAACCGGCAGGGACAGCATGCTTGAGGCGGCGCGCCACAGCGGCAAGCCCTTCATCTACGGCGGCATGGGCAACGGCCCGGCCTTTATTGAAGCCACTGCCGACATTTGCAAGGCCGTGGACGACATCCTTGCCAGCAAGAGCTTTGACAACGGGCTGGCCCCCTCTGCCGAGCAGTGCGTCATTGTGGACGGCAAGATCGAGCCGCAGGCGCGCCGGGCATTTGAGGCGGGCGGTGCCTGTTTTATCAACGAGGCGCAGGCCCAGGCCCTGAGCGAAACCATGTTTCATCCCAATGGCCGCCGCAACCGCGCCATGCTGGGGCAATCGGCAACCGTGCTGGCCGAAAAGGCGGGCATTGCCGTGCCGCAGGGCACGCGTGTGCTGCTGGTTGAACGCCGCTACGTGGACCCCGCCGATCCCTTTATCAGGGAACTGCTGGCCCCTGTGCTTGCCTATTATGTTGAACCGGACTGGCGGCATGCCTGCGAAAAATGCCTCGAACTTCTGCTGCGCGAGGGTCACGCCCAAACCATGACCATCCACAGCCAGGATGAAGAGATCATCCAGCAGTTCGCGCTCAAAAAGCCCGTGGCCCGCATGCTGGTCAACACGCCTGCCGCTTTTGGCGGCATGGGCCTCACCACCGACCTATTCCCTTCCATGACGCAGGGCAGCGGTCTGGCCGGGCACGGATTCAGCTCCGACAACATTTCACCAATGAATCTCATTTATCGGCGCAAGGTGGGTTACGGCGTTCGCGGATTCTCGTTCAGGGAACAGCAGAGCGACCAGGCCGACCCCGTTTCAGACGCACTGCGGCGCGTTTTGCGCAAGGCTCTCAATGAATTGAACAGGTGA
- a CDS encoding BMC domain-containing protein, protein MIETFGIVFLMEGADAMIKAADVELIGYENVASGYCSALVQGDVAAVQAAVAAGIKAVNNMGATVYSSAVIPTPHHRLVRLVRRYALS, encoded by the coding sequence ATGATTGAAACATTTGGCATCGTCTTTCTTATGGAAGGTGCGGACGCCATGATCAAGGCCGCCGACGTGGAACTGATCGGCTACGAAAACGTGGCCTCCGGTTACTGCTCCGCCCTTGTGCAGGGCGATGTGGCTGCTGTGCAGGCCGCCGTGGCCGCCGGCATCAAGGCCGTGAACAATATGGGCGCTACCGTTTACAGCTCCGCTGTGATTCCCACGCCCCACCATCGTCTTGTCAGGCTTGTACGGCGCTACGCCCTGAGCTGA
- a CDS encoding sigma 54-interacting transcriptional regulator yields MLSSPSVPPINVEKSYRRLLNHLPGMAYRCRILNIDAPESDYLQYELEFVSKGSYELLGVPAEDMVLDHHNTIELMTHPDDLGPSRKAIRDSIVTHEPYQVMYRLLLPSGRVKWLWDQGEGVYDDSGVLRYLEGLIMDVSEQKFQEMALREENRELRTSVINLYGLGNIVGKSEPMRRVYSQILKAAETDSNVIIYGETGCGKDLAAKSIHEYSGRKGRYVPVNCGAIPEQLLESEFFGHVKGAFSGAHANKEGYIGAANGGTLFLDEIGELPLHLQVKLLRAIENKMYTPVGGNTPKESSFRLIAATNQDLSKMVREKTMRSDFYYRVNVLSITLPPLRERHGDIALLVEAWLEKRGLNLILPPHVRLAVEQYDWPGNVRELHNFLDRYLAFGDEALLSLGDAGRADLLLNTPQGISLEQAVLQLEERMIRQTLEKCRWHRGKAAEELGLNLRTLQRKMRRMSGGNEKLHG; encoded by the coding sequence ATGCTTTCATCGCCCTCAGTTCCCCCCATTAATGTGGAAAAAAGCTATCGCCGCTTGCTCAATCACCTGCCCGGCATGGCCTACCGATGCCGCATCCTCAATATAGATGCGCCAGAAAGTGATTATCTCCAGTATGAACTGGAGTTTGTGAGCAAGGGCAGCTACGAATTGCTGGGGGTGCCAGCCGAAGACATGGTGCTTGACCACCACAACACCATCGAACTGATGACCCACCCCGATGACCTCGGCCCCAGCCGCAAAGCCATACGCGACAGTATTGTCACTCATGAGCCGTATCAGGTCATGTACCGGCTTTTGCTGCCTTCTGGACGTGTCAAATGGCTGTGGGATCAGGGGGAAGGGGTGTACGACGATTCGGGCGTTCTGCGGTATCTCGAAGGCCTGATCATGGACGTGAGCGAGCAAAAATTTCAGGAGATGGCCCTGCGCGAAGAAAATCGCGAGTTGCGCACCTCTGTTATCAATCTTTACGGCCTGGGCAACATTGTGGGCAAAAGCGAGCCCATGCGCCGCGTGTACAGCCAGATTCTCAAAGCGGCAGAAACCGATTCCAACGTCATCATCTACGGCGAAACAGGCTGCGGCAAAGACCTGGCCGCCAAGAGCATCCATGAATACAGCGGGCGCAAGGGCCGTTATGTTCCGGTGAACTGCGGCGCAATCCCCGAGCAACTGCTGGAGAGCGAATTTTTCGGGCATGTGAAGGGGGCGTTCTCTGGCGCGCACGCCAATAAAGAGGGCTACATAGGCGCGGCTAACGGCGGCACGCTGTTTCTGGACGAAATAGGCGAACTGCCGCTGCACCTTCAGGTCAAACTGCTCAGGGCCATTGAAAACAAAATGTATACTCCCGTGGGCGGCAATACGCCCAAGGAATCATCCTTCCGCCTCATCGCGGCAACCAACCAGGATCTTTCAAAAATGGTGCGCGAAAAAACCATGCGCTCCGATTTTTATTATCGCGTCAACGTGCTTTCCATCACCCTGCCACCCCTGCGCGAACGCCACGGCGACATTGCCCTGCTGGTGGAGGCGTGGCTTGAAAAACGCGGCCTGAACCTTATTCTGCCGCCCCATGTGCGGCTGGCCGTGGAGCAGTATGACTGGCCCGGCAACGTGCGCGAGCTGCACAACTTTCTTGACCGTTACCTTGCCTTTGGCGACGAGGCGCTTCTTTCGCTGGGGGATGCCGGGCGGGCCGACTTACTGCTCAACACGCCCCAGGGCATCAGCCTTGAGCAGGCCGTACTGCAACTGGAAGAACGCATGATCCGGCAAACGCTTGAAAAGTGCCGCTGGCACCGGGGCAAAGCAGCGGAAGAACTGGGGCTGAACCTGCGCACCCTGCAACGCAAAATGCGCAGAATGTCCGGGGGGAATGAAAAACTGCACGGCTAG
- the cutC gene encoding choline trimethylamine-lyase has protein sequence MDLHDFTQKIAEVTKSLTPEERETLRKIFATSSGSAVTLTPTAPAQHSGPKAGVSDGVNVPDGPTERHLKLKTNYLLQMPRITIHRARAITKIDSENPGMPRILLRAKAFRYCCETAPLVIQDNELIVGAPNGAPRAGAFSPDISWRWLRDELDTIGSRPQDPFHLAEEDKKVLREEIFPYWEGKSVDEYCEAQYREAGLWELSGESYVSDCSYHALNGGGDSNPGYDVILMKKGMLDIQHEAQEHLTHLDYANPEDIDKIYFYKSVIETTEGVMCYAKRMSEYAAQLAEKEHDPKRKAELLKISEVNARVPAHAPTTFWEAIQAVWTVESLLVVEENQTGMSIGRVDQYMYPLYKADIEAGRMTPCEAFDLAGCMLIKMSEMMWLTSEGSSKFFAGYQPFVNMCVGGVTREGRDATNELTYLLMDAVRHVRIYQPSLATRVHNSSPQEYLKKIVAVIRSGMGFPAVHFDDTHIKMMLAKGVSIEDARDYCLMGCVEPQKAGRLYQWTSTAYTQWPICIELVLNHGVPLWYGKQVCPDSGDLSQFDTYEKFEAAVKEQIRYITKWSSVATVISQRVHRDFAPKPLMSIMYEGCMEHGCDVASGGAMYNFGPGVVWSGLATYVDSMAAIKKLVYEDKKYTLEYMNEALKADFKGYDAVLADCLAAPKYGNDDDYADNIAADLVSFTEQEHRKYRTLYSILSHGTLSISNNTPFGQLLGASANGRSAWQPLSDGISPTQGADVKGPTAIIKSVSKMSNDNMNIGMVHNFKLMSGLLDTPEGEQGVITLIRTASILGNGEMQFNYLDNQTLLDAQKNPKDFRDLVVRVAGYSAFFIELCKDVQDEIISRTVLRHF, from the coding sequence GTGGATCTTCATGATTTTACTCAAAAGATAGCAGAAGTCACCAAAAGCCTGACGCCCGAAGAGCGCGAAACGCTGCGCAAGATATTTGCCACGTCTTCCGGCTCGGCTGTTACCCTCACGCCCACTGCCCCCGCGCAGCATTCCGGCCCCAAGGCTGGCGTGTCTGACGGCGTCAACGTGCCTGACGGCCCTACCGAGCGCCACCTCAAGCTCAAGACCAACTATCTTTTGCAGATGCCGCGCATCACCATTCACCGTGCGCGCGCCATTACCAAGATTGACAGCGAAAACCCCGGCATGCCGCGCATTCTGCTGCGCGCCAAGGCTTTCCGCTACTGCTGCGAAACCGCGCCCCTGGTCATTCAGGATAATGAACTCATCGTGGGCGCACCCAACGGCGCGCCGCGCGCTGGCGCGTTTTCGCCCGATATTTCCTGGCGCTGGCTGCGCGACGAGCTGGACACCATCGGCTCCCGCCCGCAGGACCCCTTCCACCTTGCTGAAGAAGACAAGAAAGTTCTGCGCGAAGAAATCTTCCCCTACTGGGAAGGCAAGTCCGTGGACGAATACTGCGAGGCCCAGTACCGCGAAGCTGGCCTGTGGGAACTTTCGGGCGAATCCTACGTGTCCGACTGCTCGTACCACGCCCTCAACGGCGGCGGGGACTCCAACCCCGGCTATGACGTCATCCTGATGAAAAAGGGCATGCTGGACATTCAGCATGAAGCGCAGGAACACCTGACGCACCTGGATTACGCCAATCCCGAAGATATCGACAAAATCTACTTCTACAAGTCGGTTATCGAAACCACCGAAGGCGTCATGTGCTATGCAAAGCGCATGTCGGAATACGCCGCCCAGCTTGCGGAAAAAGAACACGATCCCAAGCGCAAGGCCGAACTGCTCAAAATTTCCGAGGTCAACGCCCGCGTTCCCGCCCACGCTCCCACCACCTTCTGGGAAGCCATTCAGGCCGTGTGGACCGTGGAATCACTGCTGGTGGTTGAAGAAAACCAGACAGGCATGTCCATTGGCCGCGTTGACCAGTACATGTACCCCCTCTACAAGGCCGATATCGAAGCTGGCCGCATGACCCCCTGCGAAGCCTTTGATCTCGCTGGCTGCATGCTCATCAAGATGTCTGAAATGATGTGGCTCACCAGCGAAGGCAGCTCCAAGTTCTTTGCCGGATACCAGCCCTTCGTGAACATGTGCGTGGGCGGCGTTACCCGCGAAGGACGCGACGCCACCAACGAGCTGACCTACCTGCTCATGGACGCCGTGCGCCACGTGCGTATTTACCAGCCCTCGCTGGCAACCCGCGTGCACAACTCCTCGCCGCAGGAATACCTCAAGAAGATCGTGGCCGTCATCCGCTCGGGCATGGGCTTCCCCGCCGTGCATTTTGACGACACCCACATCAAGATGATGCTGGCCAAGGGCGTGAGCATTGAAGACGCCCGCGACTACTGCCTCATGGGCTGCGTGGAACCGCAGAAAGCGGGCCGCCTCTACCAGTGGACCTCCACTGCCTACACCCAGTGGCCCATCTGCATCGAACTGGTGCTCAACCACGGCGTGCCGCTGTGGTACGGCAAGCAGGTCTGCCCCGACTCCGGCGACCTGAGCCAGTTTGACACCTACGAAAAGTTCGAGGCTGCGGTGAAGGAGCAGATCCGCTACATCACCAAGTGGTCCAGCGTCGCCACGGTCATTTCCCAGCGCGTGCACCGCGACTTTGCGCCCAAGCCGCTCATGTCCATCATGTACGAAGGCTGCATGGAACACGGCTGCGACGTGGCCTCCGGCGGCGCCATGTACAACTTCGGCCCCGGCGTGGTCTGGAGCGGTCTTGCCACCTACGTGGACTCCATGGCCGCCATCAAGAAGCTTGTGTACGAAGACAAGAAGTACACGCTTGAATACATGAACGAAGCCCTCAAGGCCGACTTCAAGGGCTACGACGCCGTGCTGGCAGACTGCCTCGCCGCGCCCAAGTACGGCAACGACGACGACTACGCCGACAACATCGCCGCCGACCTTGTGTCGTTCACCGAGCAGGAGCACCGCAAGTACCGCACGCTCTACTCCATCCTGAGCCACGGCACCCTGTCCATCTCCAACAACACGCCCTTCGGCCAGCTGCTTGGCGCATCCGCCAACGGCCGCAGCGCATGGCAGCCCCTTTCCGACGGCATCAGCCCCACCCAGGGCGCGGACGTCAAAGGCCCCACCGCCATCATCAAGAGCGTGTCCAAGATGTCCAACGACAACATGAACATCGGCATGGTGCACAACTTCAAGCTCATGTCCGGTCTGCTGGATACCCCCGAAGGCGAACAGGGCGTCATCACCCTCATCCGCACGGCCAGCATCCTGGGCAACGGCGAAATGCAGTTCAACTATCTGGATAACCAGACCCTGCTTGATGCGCAGAAGAACCCCAAGGACTTCCGCGATCTGGTTGTGCGCGTGGCTGGCTACAGCGCCTTCTTCATCGAGCTGTGCAAGGACGTTCAGGACGAAATCATCAGCAGAACCGTGCTGCGCCACTTCTAG
- a CDS encoding OsmC family protein, translated as MSHELSVSLCRRGGKVDLDMESGAFGVLTIDGEKIPPEERSGTAKKLLAASALYCYCAALDKALDTRNAKYDKIEARATLHTGTDDLGRGRVTGIDIDVTVHLDEEYEFIFDRVEKIMRQGCLVTGSLEAAFPVKYNLRLADDED; from the coding sequence ATGTCACATGAACTCAGTGTTTCTCTCTGCCGCCGCGGCGGCAAGGTGGATCTGGATATGGAGAGCGGCGCGTTTGGCGTGCTCACCATAGACGGCGAAAAGATTCCGCCCGAAGAACGTTCCGGCACGGCCAAAAAGCTTCTGGCCGCCTCTGCCCTGTACTGCTATTGCGCCGCTTTGGACAAGGCTCTGGATACGCGCAACGCCAAGTACGACAAAATCGAGGCCAGGGCCACGCTGCACACCGGCACCGATGATCTGGGCCGGGGCAGGGTAACGGGCATTGATATCGACGTTACCGTGCATCTGGATGAAGAGTACGAATTCATTTTTGACCGTGTGGAAAAGATCATGCGTCAAGGCTGCCTGGTCACGGGTTCGCTGGAGGCCGCCTTCCCCGTGAAGTACAACCTCAGGCTCGCCGACGACGAGGATTAG